GGTCATCTCCGCGGCCGGTGCCGCGATCGCGGCGGGCGGTGCGGCAACGGCGGCTGCCGCCCCCGCGGCCGCCCCGGAACGCAGCACCGACACCGGTGCAACGGCCTCGGCACTGACCGGCGCCCTCGTGAACTCCCTCGGCGGCGGCCTCGGCCCGGTCAAGAACCTCCAGGTGGACCCCTTGGCCAACACCCCCGTCGACCCGCTGGCCAACGCCGTCAGCACCCAGATCGCCGACTTCAAGCCGGTGGGCACCACGCTGCTGACCGGCGCCCTCTCGAACGGCGGCGCGCTCAAGGACCTGCCGTTGGTGGGGACGCTGACGAGGGTGCTGCCGGGGTGAGGCCGGCGCCGCGGCGGGCGCTGCCCGGCTGAGAACCAGGGGGCCGGGCGCTGTCCCGGCGGCCCTCGGCCGCCGGGACCGGTCGCGCCCGCCGCCCTGCCGCCCGGGGTCAGAGCCCCGGGAAGGCCGTGACCATCGCCTGCATGTCCTCCTGGAACGAACAACACAGCGCAATCGTCGTCGAGGGCGTCCTCGATGTTCTCCTGGGCCTCGTTCAGACCCTCCGCGACATTTCCGGCCACGCGCGTCACCGGGGTGTCGAGCAGCCGGTTGTCGAGCAGGCGGCTCTCGGACGGCCGGCTGGTGGCCGCACCGCCGGACGGCCGACTGGTGGCCGCACCGCCGGACGGTCGGCTGGCGACCGCAACGCCGGACGGCTGCGACGCCTTGTCGAGGATGTCGCTCAGCTTTCCCAAGAGCCCCTTTGCGCGCGGCGGCCGCTTCCTGGGGGCGCGCAGATGGGCGGGGAGGAACGGGAGATTCGGGTACTCGTGGTAGTCCCGGGCCTCCCAGAGCGCCTCGCCAGGGTGGAGGAACTGGCGGCAGGGCGTTGCATGGTCCATCTTCGGCACGCGGTCAGCTTCCTTGGAACATGTGATCAGACGCCTTGGTGGAAGGCGGCGACAACGCCCTCCATATTCTCGCGGTGCAGACTGCCCAGGGCGATCCACGAACCGTCGACGAAGGTGACGTCGAACCGCCCCTTGGTGACGGCCTTCGAATGCGCGGTGACCCGGGCGATGTTCGTACGGGGCACCGCCACCCCGAGATCACACTTCGGGGTGCCGTCCAGCCAGCTCTTGTTGCGGTTCACGAGCACGATCAGCCGGCGGTCGGTCAGCGCCTGAAATCTGGGCTCGTCGCCCGCGTTCGTCAGATCGACCAGGAAACGCCCGGCCATGCTCGACCAGCCGCCCTCCATGGGCTTGCCATACATCATGTGCTCGATGGCGTCGGCCGCGGCGTCCTCGATCGTCTCCTGAACTTCGAACACCGCCTCGCTGAGATCGCGGTCCGGCCGCCTCCCGCCGTTGCCGCCGAAGTCTCCGGCGGCATACGTGGCGACGTTTTCACCCTCTCCGCTGACGGGCCGCGGCGCGCTGTTGTCGGCGGACCCGCTGACGGCCCGCGTCACGGGATTGTTCGCCAGTCGGTTGTTGATCGCCGGGCCCAGCGGCTTCGTCACCTTGCCCAGAGCGTTCCCCAGCGCGCCCCGTACCCGCTGTTCGAGAAGGGACGGGGTGCGCGGGGTGCGCAGCCCGGCAGGGACGAAGGGCAGCGCCGCATTGTGGCAGTAGTCCGAGGCGATGATCAGCCTTTCCCCTGGCTGGAGGAAAGGGGGAAAACAGTCGCGGTAAAACGGCTTCATCCGGTGCCGCTCCTCTCGTCTGGTGTGCGGCTCAGCCGAACGGGTTGTCGGGATCGCGGGGCGCGGTCGTCCGGGCCGCCGCCGGCATGGTGGTCACTCCGGGATTCTCCTCAACGGCCGGTTCGCGGTAGCGGCTGAGTGGGTCCTGGGCGACGGGCTCGTCGGGCAGCGACGCGAACCCCGGGTCCGGGGCGGTGGGCCGTCCGCCGGGCAGTGGGGAGGCCGGCTCCTGGACGTCGCGCGACGGGACGAAGCCCGGCGCGGGCGGCAGATGCACCTCGCTGTGCGCGGGCCGGGGCGAACCGAGGCCGGACAGGGGCGAGCTGTTGTCGCCGGACGAGGAGGACTTGTCGCCGGTCAGGAACTCATCGATCTCCTCGGCCGCGTGATCGACGGCGACTCCCGCCGCGGCGCCCAGGGGAGTGCCGCTGAAACCGAGGCCACCCATCCCGATGGCGGCGCCCGCCTTCAGCGGGGTCTTGATGGCCTTGAGCGCCTTCTTGGCGCCCTGTCCCATCAGGAACGCCTCCCTCTGCGCCGGGTCGCTCATGTGCTTCCAGGTCCAGGGCTTCATCTTCTTGACCTTGGAGAGCTTCGTCAGCTTCTTCGCCCGCTTGAGCAACTTCAGAATGTTGGAGAGGGACTTGAGATTACTGCCGAGCTTGTACACCACTTCGGCGATACGGCTCGTGGCGACGCTGGCCTCGGTCGCGGCCATCGCGGCCTCGCCGGCCCATGAGAGACCCGCGGTCACGACGGTCAGGGCCAGCGCCGCTGCCAGTGTGATCAGGGCCCACTCGATGAGCTCCTGGATGATGGCCTCGACCATCTCCTGGGCGAACTGGGCCTGTTCGGCAGCCCCCTCCAGGACGTCGGCCGTCTTGTCCATGTCATCGGCTTCCGCCTCCATGGCGGTTTCCAGCTCGGCGAGGTAGCCCTGGAGGGCCTCGGCGGCCTCACCGGTCCACTCGTGCGCGAGATCCGAACGGTCGCGCCGCTGGTCGGCCACGACGTTCCGGAGCTCGTCCGCCTTGTCACGCCACAGCTTGGCCGCTGCCTTGAGCGTCTCGGGGTCCCCGGTCACGAACTCCAGCTGGTCTGCGAGCGGTTCGACGAGCGGACGCATGATCTCGTCCACGAGACCGCTCATCCCGCTCATCCAGTCGTTGACCTTGTTGTAGGCGCCGACGGCCGTCGATGCGGGCCCGCTCATCGGTTGCCACCCCCGTGGTGCACGCTGTTCAACGCCTGGACGGTCTCGTCATCGCTGTCCTGGTAGGACTGCGCGGTAGTCGTGACGCCCTCGCTGATCTTCTCCTGCAAGGTGGCGATGTCCTCGAGGGTTTCCAGGGTGTCCTCTTGGCGTTCCTCGTAGTCCTTGCTGATCTCCTCCGATTCCGGAAGCTTGCCGAAGGCTTCGCGGTGCACGGAGTGCGAGGCGAGGCTGCTGCGGATCGCCCGCACCTTCTCGGCCCGCTGGTCGGCGCTCTTGGCGAATGCGTGCAGCGCTTCCTGCGCAGCGCTGAATTGCTCCGGCACGGATCTCCCCCGAAATGTTGTCGTCGTGCGGTCAAGCCAATGGTAGTGAAAGGTTCGGACAGCAGTGCGGGGCCCCGCCATCAGGCGAGGCCCCGCACGGGCATTGGTGACGGCACGTCATAAGACCGCCGTAATAGGCCCAGAGCAGGCCAGGAACAGGCCTAAACGCCCATCGGATGCCACACCGTCTTCGTCTCCAGGAAGCCCAGCAGACGGCCGGTGCCGGGGTCGGCGGCCCAGTTGACCGCCGCCGGGCGGAGCACCCGCTTGAGGTTGTCGGCCGCGGCCTTCTCCAGCTCCGTCGCCAACTCCTCGTCGGCGCCCGCGAGATCGAGGGCGTTGACGTCCTGGTGGGCGGCGAGCGGGGCGCCAAGCTCCGCGGTACGGCCCGAGAGGATGTTGACCACGCCGCCCGGGAGGTCGGACGTGGCGAGCACCTCGGCCAGCGAGAGGGCGGGCAGCGGGGCGCCCTCGGCGGCCGCGACGACCACCGTGTTGCCGGTGACGATCGCCGGGGCGATCACCGAGACCAGGCCGAGGAACGACGAGTCCTGGGGAGCCAGGACCGCGACCACACCGGTCGGCTCGGGGGAGGAGAGGTTGAAGTACGGACCGGCCACCGGGTTGGCGCTGCCCGCGATCTGGGCGACCTTGTCGGACCAGCCCGCGTACCAGACCCAGCGGTCGATCGCCGCGTCCACCTGGGCCGCGGCCTTCGCCTTCGACAGCCCCTCGGCGGCCGCCACCTCCGCGGTGAACTGGTCGCGGCGGCCTTCCAGCATCTCGGCGACGCGGTAGAGGATCTGCCCGCGGTTGTAGGCCGTGGCGCCCGACCAGCCGCCGAACGCCTTACGGGCGGCGACCACCGCGTCGCGGGCGTCCTTGCGGGAGGCCAGCGGCGCGTTGGCGAGCCATGTGCCCTTGGAGTCGGTCACCTCGTACACCCGCCCGCTCTCGGACCGGGGGAACTTGCCCCCGACGTACAGCTTGTAGGTCTTGAGCACACTCAAGCGGTCAACAGTGTTCATCAGCGCTCGCCCTTCGGGCTCGACGGGGCGAGGTACGCCTCCAGACCGTGCCGGCCGCCCTCGCGGCCGTAGCCCGACTCCTTGTAGCCGCCGAACGGCGAGGCCGGGTCGAACTTGTTGAACGTGTTGGACCAGACGATGCCCGCGCGCAGCTTGTTCGCCATCCACAGCATCCGCGAGCCCTTCTCCGTCCAGATGCCGGCGGAGAGACCGTAGGGGGTGTTGTTGGCCTTTTCCACGGCCTCCGCGGGGGTGCGGAAGGTCAGCACGGACAACACCGGGCCGAAGATCTCCTCACGGGCGATGCGGTGCGCCTGGGTGACGCCGGTGAACAGCGTCGGGGCGAACCAGTAGCCGGAGGTGGGGAGCTCGCAGGACGGCGACCAGCGCTCGGCGCCCTCGGCCTCGCCCGCGTCGGCCAGCGCGGTGATACGGGCCAGCTGCTCGGCGGAGTTGATGGCGCCGATGTCGGTGTTCTTGTCGAGCGGGTCGCCCACGCGCAGGGTCTGCATCCGGCGCTTGAGGGCGTCCAGCAGCTCTTCCTGGACCGACTCCTGGACCAGCAGGCGCGAGCCCGCGCAGCAGACATGGCCCTGGTTGAAGAAGATCCCGTTGACGATGCCCTCGACGGCCTGGTCGAGCGGCGCGTCGTCGAAGACGATGTTGGCCGCCTTGCCGCCCAGTTCGAGGGTCACCTTCTTGTCGGTGCCGGCGACCGTACGGGCGATGGCCTTGCCGACCTCGGTGGAGCCGGTGAAGGCCACCTTGTTGATGTCGGGGTGCCCGACCAGCGAGGCGCCCGTGGAGCCGTCGCCGGTGAGGATGTTGACGACGCCCTTCGGCAGGCCCGCCTGGCGGCAGATGTCCGCGAAGAACAGGGCGGACAGCGGGGTCGTCTCGGCGGGCTTGAGGACGACCGTGTTGCCGGTCGCCAGCGCCGGGGCGATCTTCCACGCGAGCATGAGCAGCGGGAAGTTCCAGGGGATGACCTGGCCCGCGACGCCCAGGGGGCGCGGGTCGGAGCCGTACCCCGCGTGGTCGAGCTTGTCGGCCCAGCCCGCGTAGTAGAAGAAGTGCGCGGCGACCAGCGGCAGGTCGGCGTCGCGGGACTCACGGATCGGCTTGCCGTTGTCGAGCGACTCCAGCACGGCCAGCTCGCGCGAGCGCTCCTGGATGATCCGGGCGATCCGGAAGAGATACTTCGCCCGCTCGGCGCCGGGCAGCGCGGACCACTTCTCGAAGGCCTTACGGGCGGCCTTCACGGCACGGTCGACGTCCTCGGCGCTCGCCTGGGCGACCTCGGAGAGGACCTCCTCGGACGACGGGGAGACGGTCTTGAAGACCTTGCCGTCGGAGGCCGGGGCGAACTCGCCGTCGATGAACAGGCCGTAGGACGGCGCGATGTCGACGACCGCGCGGGACTCGGGTGCGGGTGCGTAATCGAAGGTCATGGGAGCCTCAGTCCACCGTGACGTAGTCGGGGCCGGAGTAGCGGCCGGTGCTGAGCTTCTGGCGCTGCATCAGCAGGTCGTTCAGGAGGCTGGAGGCGCCGAAGCGGAACCAGTCGGCGGTCAGCCAGGGCTCGCCGAGGGTCTCGTTGACCATCACCAGGTACTTGATCGCGTCCTTGGTGGTACGGATGCCGCCGGCCGGCTTCACACCGACCTGGACGCCGGTCGTGGCGTGGAAGTCACGGACCGCCTCCAGCATGAGGAGGGTGACCGGCGGCGTGGCGTTGACGGCGACCTTGCCGGTCGAGGTCTTGATGAAGTCGGCGCCCGCGAGCATCGCGAGCCAGGAGACCCGGCGGACGTTGTCGTACGTCTGGAGCTCGCCGGTCTCGAAGATGACCTTCAGATGCGCGGCGCTGCCATCGGGGCGGGCGCACGCCTCCTTGACGGCCTTGATCTCCTCGAAGACGTCCATGTAGCGGCCGGAGAGGAAAGCGCCCCGGTCGATCACCATGTCGATCTCGTCGGCGCCGGCCGTGACCGCGTCACGCGTGTCGGCGAGCTTGACCGGCAGCGCGACCCGGCCCGCCGGGAACGCGGTGGCGACGGAGGCCACGTTGATCTCCGGGCTGCCGGCCTGGGCGAGCGCCTCCTTGGCCGTGGCGACCATGTCCGGGTAGACGCAGATCGCCGCGACCTTGGGGGCGGTGCGGTCCGTGGGATCCGGGTGGGCGCCCTTGGCGCACAGCGCCCGGACCTTGCCCGGGGTGTCCGCGCCTTCGAGGGTCGTCAGGTCGATCATCGAGATGGCGAGATCGATGGCGTACGCCTTCGCCGTCGTCTTGATCGAGCGGGTGCCGAGGGTGGCGGCGCGGGCCTCGAGGCCGACCGCGTCGACGCCGGGGAGGCCGTGGAGGAAGCGGCGCAGCGCACCGTCGTCGGCGGTCACGTCCGCCATTGACGCCAGACGCCCCGCGGCTTCCTTGCCGTATGCGGGAACAGTGATGGGCATGGTCACGAGGGGAGCATATCTACGCGCGTAGCGCCATGTCATCCCCTTCAGCCGTCCGAATCCGGCCGGAACGGAGGGGCGCTGGAGGCCGCCGGAGGCCGCAGGAGGGCCAACTGCCCGGTGGCGGGCGCCGAACGCGACCGTCCCCGGGGCCGGAGGGGCACGGGTCTCCGCTCCCGAATGATGCCGTAACGCAATGTCCGGCATCCGGACGGTCAGGCAGAATCGGCGACATGACGAGCCAGGACCCATCCACCCCGCCCCAGCAGCAGTACGCGGAGCGCAGCTACCGCTCGCCCTCGGCCCTCGCGGGCGGCGTCCTGCTCCTCCTGCTCGGAGGCTGGCTCGGCGGCGACGCGCTGCTCCAGGGCGTCACGCAGACCAAGCTGATGGCGGTGTTCGCGCTGCTCCTCGGGGTGCCCCTGGTGATCGCCTACACCCTGCGGCCGCTGGTCAGGGCGGGCGAGGACCGGCTGACGGTGCGCAATCCGTTCCGTACGATCACGCTGCCGTGGGGCGCCGTGGAGACGCTGCGGGCGGCGTTCTCCACCGAGGCCGTCACCGCCGCCGGCACCTACCAGCTGTGGGCCATCCCCGTGTCGCTGCGGCAGCGCAAGAAGGCCAGCCGGCAGGCGCGCCGCGGCGCCACCTCCGGGCCCCGCTTCGGCCCGCAGGTGGAGCCCGGCCCGGCACCGCGCGCCGTGGCCGACCAGGCCCTCGAAGAGCTCCGCGAGCTCAAGGAGCGCGCCGCGGACCGCGAGAGCGCCCAGGGCGAGCCGGTGGTGCGCTGGGCGTACGCGATCGTCGCGCCGGTCGTGGTGGGTGCGGTCGGGCTGGCCGTGATGGTGGCGCTGTAGACGGTGTGCCGCGCCGCCGGGGCGCCACCCGTACGGGAAGCGGGCCGCCCCCGGGTTGTTTCCCCGCCGCCCCCTGGGTGTTGTTGTTTCCCCGCCGCCCACCCCGGTGTTGTTGTTTCCCCGCCGCCCACCCCCCTTCGGGGGGTGGGCGGGTGTAGTGCGTCGGGTTCGGGGGGCGGGTGTAGTGCGTCGGGTCGGCGTGAGCAGTACGTCGGGCCGACGCGTGCAGTACGTGCGGCCGACGCGTGCAATACGTCCGGCCGCCGTTCAGCCGCCCGTCAGCCGTCAGCCGGTCAGATCCCCGCTGCCGCCGACAGATCCCGCTTGATCGACGCCAGCGTCGCGGCGGCCTTCGTCCGGGCCTCGGGGAGCGCCTCGGGTGCGGCCACCGGGACCACGACCTCCAGGTAGCACTTGAGCTTGGGCTCGGTGCCGCTGGGCCGGACCACCACGCGGGCGGCCTCGATCCCGGCCTCCGGCGAACCGGACAGGTAGTAGCGCAGCCCGTCGGTCGGCGGCAGCGTCTCCGTACCCCGGTTCAGATCGTCGGCCCGGGTCACGGGCAGACCCGCCAGCGCGGCCGGCGGCTGCGCGCGCAGAGCGCGCATGGCGTCCGCGATCAGCGACAGGTCCTCCACGCGGACCGAGAGCTGATCGGTGGCGTGCAGCCCGAACTCCACCGCGAGGTCGTCGAGCAGGTCGGTGAGGGTGCGCCCGTCCTGCTTGAGCTCCGCGGCCAGCTCGGTGATCAGCAGCGCCGCGGTGATGCCGTCCTTGTCGCGGACGCCCTCCGGATCGACGCAGTAGCCGAGCGCCTCCTCGAACGCGTACCGCAGGCCGTCCACCCGCGCCAGCCACTTGAAGCCGGTCAGCGTCTCCTCGTACGGGAGCGAGGAGGCGGCCGCGATACGGGACATCAGCTGGGAGGAGACGATGGTCGTCGCGAACGTGCCGGTGGCGCGCTTGCTGACCAGATGGGCCGCGAGCAGTGCGCCGACCTCGTCGCCGCGCAGCATCCGCCAGCCGCCCGGCGTGCCGGGGTCGGGGACGGCGACGGCGCAGCGGTCCGCGTCGGGGTCGTTGGCGATGACGATGTCGACGCCGGAAGCGGCCCGTTCGCGGGCGGTGGCGAACGCGAGATCCATCGCGCCCGGCTCTTCCGGGTTGGGGAAGGCGACCGTCGGGAAGTCAGGGTCCGGCTCGGCCTGTTCCGCGACGACTGTCGGGGCCGGGAACCCGGCCCGCGCGAAGGCGGCGACGAGGGTGTCCCGGCCGACGCCGTGCATCGGCGTGTAGACGACCTTCGTGTCGCGGGGGGAGCCGGGGGTCAGCACCGCGTCCGTACGTGCCAGATAGGTGTCCAGGACCGTCTCGTCGAGGGTTTCCCAGCCGGCCTCGGGGCGCGGTACGCCGGCCAGCGGGCCGACCGCGGCGATCTCGGCGGCGATCTCGCCGTCGGCGGGCGGCACGATCTGCGAGCCATCGCCCAGATAGACCTTGTAACCGTTGTCGCGCGGCGGGTTGTGGCTGGCGGTGACCTCGACGCCGGCCACCGCGCCCAGATGCCTTATCGCGAAGGCCAGGACGGGGGTGGGCAGCGGGCGCGGCAGCACTGCGGCGCGCAGGCCCGCGCCGACCATCACGGCCGCCGTGTCGCGGGCGAAGTCGGCGCTCTTGTGGCGGGCGTCGTAGCCGACGACGACCAGGCCGGCACCGTCGCCCTGCGCCTTGAGGTACGCGGCGAGACCGGCCGCCGCCCGGATGACCACGGACCGGTTCATCCGCATCGGACCCGCGCCCAGCTCACCGCGCAGCCCGGCGGTGCCGAACTGGAGGGTGCCGGCGAACCGGGCGGCCAGCTCCGCGGCGACCTCGCCGTCGTCGGCGGCTTCGATGAGCTTGGACAGCTCGTCCCGGGTCTCCGGGTCGGGGTCCTCGGCCAGCCATGCCCTGGCCTGGTTGATCAGCTCCGCGGGATCGGTAGCCACGTGATGCTCCTGACGGTGGATGCGGGTGGGGGCGCGCTGATGACAGCTGCGGGGGAGGGCCCCTCTCGGCTCGTCACGCCTACCCATTACGCGGGTGAGGGGAGCCGCAGAACCGGCCAATGCCACTGGATGGCAGCGCGCGGGGGACGGCGGTGTCGCGCGCGGCGAGGGCGGCCGGCGGCCGGGCGGCGGGGCCGCTGCGGTGGTGACGGCGGCGGGGCGGCCCGGCGGGTGTCGCACACCCGCCGTGGCCGTCCTCCGTCTCCGTCGTCGTGCGGTGCTCGGCGCCGTGACGCCGTGACGCAACGTCGTGACGCCTGACTCCATGACGTCGCGGCGTGTGACCCCGTGACGTCATGGCGCCTGACGCCGTGACGGCCTCAGAGCTTGCCGAGCACCTGGGCGAGCAGGCTGCCCATCCGGGTCGCGGAGTCGCGGCCGGCCTGGAGCACCTCTTCGTGGTTGAGCGGCTCGCCCGTCATGCCGGCGGCGAGGTTCGTCACCAGGGACAGACCGAGCACCTCGGCGCCGGCCTCGCGCGCCGCGATGGCCTCCAGGACCGTGGACATACCGACCAGGTCGGCGCCCAGCGTCCGGATCATCTTGATCTCGGCCGGGGTCTCGTAGTGCGGGCCGGGGAACTGGGCGTAGACGCCCTCCTCCAGGCTCGGGTCGACCTCCTTGCACAGCGCGCGCAGCCGCGGCGAGTACAGGTCCGTCAGGTCGACGAAGTTCGCGCCGGCGATCGGGGAGGTGGCGGTCAGGTTGAGGTGGTCGCTGATGAGGACCGGCTGGCCGGGGCGCATGCCCTCGCGCAGACCGCCGCACCCGTTGGTGAGCACGATGGTCTTGCAGCCGGCCGCCACGGCGGTACGGACGCCGTGCGCGACCGCGGCGACACCACGGCCCTCGTAGTAGTGCGTACGGCCCAGGAAGACCAGGGCCCGCTTCTCGCCGACC
This Streptomyces decoyicus DNA region includes the following protein-coding sequences:
- a CDS encoding WXG100 family type VII secretion target, with product MSGPASTAVGAYNKVNDWMSGMSGLVDEIMRPLVEPLADQLEFVTGDPETLKAAAKLWRDKADELRNVVADQRRDRSDLAHEWTGEAAEALQGYLAELETAMEAEADDMDKTADVLEGAAEQAQFAQEMVEAIIQELIEWALITLAAALALTVVTAGLSWAGEAAMAATEASVATSRIAEVVYKLGSNLKSLSNILKLLKRAKKLTKLSKVKKMKPWTWKHMSDPAQREAFLMGQGAKKALKAIKTPLKAGAAIGMGGLGFSGTPLGAAAGVAVDHAAEEIDEFLTGDKSSSSGDNSSPLSGLGSPRPAHSEVHLPPAPGFVPSRDVQEPASPLPGGRPTAPDPGFASLPDEPVAQDPLSRYREPAVEENPGVTTMPAAARTTAPRDPDNPFG
- a CDS encoding aldehyde dehydrogenase family protein; translation: MNTVDRLSVLKTYKLYVGGKFPRSESGRVYEVTDSKGTWLANAPLASRKDARDAVVAARKAFGGWSGATAYNRGQILYRVAEMLEGRRDQFTAEVAAAEGLSKAKAAAQVDAAIDRWVWYAGWSDKVAQIAGSANPVAGPYFNLSSPEPTGVVAVLAPQDSSFLGLVSVIAPAIVTGNTVVVAAAEGAPLPALSLAEVLATSDLPGGVVNILSGRTAELGAPLAAHQDVNALDLAGADEELATELEKAAADNLKRVLRPAAVNWAADPGTGRLLGFLETKTVWHPMGV
- a CDS encoding aldehyde dehydrogenase family protein, with the protein product MTFDYAPAPESRAVVDIAPSYGLFIDGEFAPASDGKVFKTVSPSSEEVLSEVAQASAEDVDRAVKAARKAFEKWSALPGAERAKYLFRIARIIQERSRELAVLESLDNGKPIRESRDADLPLVAAHFFYYAGWADKLDHAGYGSDPRPLGVAGQVIPWNFPLLMLAWKIAPALATGNTVVLKPAETTPLSALFFADICRQAGLPKGVVNILTGDGSTGASLVGHPDINKVAFTGSTEVGKAIARTVAGTDKKVTLELGGKAANIVFDDAPLDQAVEGIVNGIFFNQGHVCCAGSRLLVQESVQEELLDALKRRMQTLRVGDPLDKNTDIGAINSAEQLARITALADAGEAEGAERWSPSCELPTSGYWFAPTLFTGVTQAHRIAREEIFGPVLSVLTFRTPAEAVEKANNTPYGLSAGIWTEKGSRMLWMANKLRAGIVWSNTFNKFDPASPFGGYKESGYGREGGRHGLEAYLAPSSPKGER
- the deoC gene encoding deoxyribose-phosphate aldolase, whose amino-acid sequence is MPITVPAYGKEAAGRLASMADVTADDGALRRFLHGLPGVDAVGLEARAATLGTRSIKTTAKAYAIDLAISMIDLTTLEGADTPGKVRALCAKGAHPDPTDRTAPKVAAICVYPDMVATAKEALAQAGSPEINVASVATAFPAGRVALPVKLADTRDAVTAGADEIDMVIDRGAFLSGRYMDVFEEIKAVKEACARPDGSAAHLKVIFETGELQTYDNVRRVSWLAMLAGADFIKTSTGKVAVNATPPVTLLMLEAVRDFHATTGVQVGVKPAGGIRTTKDAIKYLVMVNETLGEPWLTADWFRFGASSLLNDLLMQRQKLSTGRYSGPDYVTVD
- a CDS encoding PH domain-containing protein, which translates into the protein MTSQDPSTPPQQQYAERSYRSPSALAGGVLLLLLGGWLGGDALLQGVTQTKLMAVFALLLGVPLVIAYTLRPLVRAGEDRLTVRNPFRTITLPWGAVETLRAAFSTEAVTAAGTYQLWAIPVSLRQRKKASRQARRGATSGPRFGPQVEPGPAPRAVADQALEELRELKERAADRESAQGEPVVRWAYAIVAPVVVGAVGLAVMVAL
- a CDS encoding phospho-sugar mutase → MATDPAELINQARAWLAEDPDPETRDELSKLIEAADDGEVAAELAARFAGTLQFGTAGLRGELGAGPMRMNRSVVIRAAAGLAAYLKAQGDGAGLVVVGYDARHKSADFARDTAAVMVGAGLRAAVLPRPLPTPVLAFAIRHLGAVAGVEVTASHNPPRDNGYKVYLGDGSQIVPPADGEIAAEIAAVGPLAGVPRPEAGWETLDETVLDTYLARTDAVLTPGSPRDTKVVYTPMHGVGRDTLVAAFARAGFPAPTVVAEQAEPDPDFPTVAFPNPEEPGAMDLAFATARERAASGVDIVIANDPDADRCAVAVPDPGTPGGWRMLRGDEVGALLAAHLVSKRATGTFATTIVSSQLMSRIAAASSLPYEETLTGFKWLARVDGLRYAFEEALGYCVDPEGVRDKDGITAALLITELAAELKQDGRTLTDLLDDLAVEFGLHATDQLSVRVEDLSLIADAMRALRAQPPAALAGLPVTRADDLNRGTETLPPTDGLRYYLSGSPEAGIEAARVVVRPSGTEPKLKCYLEVVVPVAAPEALPEARTKAAATLASIKRDLSAAAGI
- a CDS encoding purine-nucleoside phosphorylase, encoding MNASVTPDIARDPQGAAADAAARLRELTGAETHDVALVMGSGWAPAAEALGAPEHEFPVTELPGFPPPAVAGHGGTIRSYRVGEKRALVFLGRTHYYEGRGVAAVAHGVRTAVAAGCKTIVLTNGCGGLREGMRPGQPVLISDHLNLTATSPIAGANFVDLTDLYSPRLRALCKEVDPSLEEGVYAQFPGPHYETPAEIKMIRTLGADLVGMSTVLEAIAAREAGAEVLGLSLVTNLAAGMTGEPLNHEEVLQAGRDSATRMGSLLAQVLGKL